DNA sequence from the Cohnella herbarum genome:
ATGTCCGACATCGTTCTTGCCCGCCGGGGTGAAGATCGGCTGCTCCAGCTTAGAGTTCTTATGCAAACCCTCCGGTAGCTTAATGCCGTTAACTTCGCCGTTCGCTTGATATTGCCGCCATCCGCCGCCCGTAATGTAGCCGCGCACGACGCACTCGATATCGATCCTTTTCGCTTTGCGACTAACCATGATTCTACCAGCAAGCTTGTCCGGCTCGCTAACGAGATCTCCCAGCAACGCTACGTCAGTGTGAACGACATGATTGGGCTGAATCGCCGCCGTTTGTTCGAACCAGTAAGCGCTCAAGCCGTTCAACACGCTGCCTTTGCCTGGAACCGGAGGATCCAGCACGTAATCGAATGCCGAGATCCGGTCCGTTACTACGATTAATAGATGTTCTCCGAGATCGTACAGCTCCCGGACTTTGCCCTTATGAATAAGGGGGGCGTTAACGAGCCCTTCGGCCGTAGCCAAAGCTTGGGTAGTCATGTCTGCCTCCTTGGGGCGATTCACCGCCGCCGTTTACCTTATTTCAATCCCAAACGTTCGAAAATCGTACCGACGTGCTTAAGATGCCATGTCGGATCGAAGCATTCCGCGATTTCCTCGGCGGACAAC
Encoded proteins:
- a CDS encoding phosphoribosylaminoimidazolesuccinocarboxamide synthase encodes the protein MTTQALATAEGLVNAPLIHKGKVRELYDLGEHLLIVVTDRISAFDYVLDPPVPGKGSVLNGLSAYWFEQTAAIQPNHVVHTDVALLGDLVSEPDKLAGRIMVSRKAKRIDIECVVRGYITGGGWRQYQANGEVNGIKLPEGLHKNSKLEQPIFTPAGKNDVGHDEDIPFEEMARRVGTELAEGLRDRSLKLYEFGRDYCAKRGIILADCKFEFGLIDGEIILIDELFTPDSSRFWAEENYKLDVEIDSMDKEPVRAYLSGSDWDKNSPPPPLPNSVVEATTSRYQDIARRLMK